The Cinclus cinclus chromosome 3, bCinCin1.1, whole genome shotgun sequence genome has a window encoding:
- the SLC30A10 gene encoding calcium/manganese antiporter SLC30A10 encodes MGRYSGKTCRLIFMLVLTVGFFVAELVSGYLGNSIALVSDSFNMLSDLISLCVGLSTGRIARRSRRGPRATYGYSRAEAVGALSNAVFLTALCFTILVDSVLRLARPEPIDDAQLVLIVGTLGLAVNVVGLLVFQDWGACCSGRRPSAAPPAMRDVPAGTPNGEEDEAGDSPNDQKSPEGGSEKKKEKKSEALNIRGVLLHVMGDALGSVVVVVTATIFYVRPLGDAPCNWQCYIDPSLTIVMVFIILSSAFPLIKETSTILLQMVPKGVDMQQLTDRLAHVPGVSSLHEVHVWELAGGKNIATLHIKCQTPSDYQDAAYKIRKIFHEAGVHSVTIQPEYADHKTLHLLCSSPCISKACDSHLCCSQKERPRAETNGYREKSGSSLRAQHRDNGSRKSDVEISVEDPVAEESVKNVKNCDVSDDKSQLGSTRF; translated from the exons ATGGGGCGGTACTCGGGCAAGACGTGCCGCCTCATCTTCATGCTGGTGCTCACCGTCGGCTTCTTCGTGGCCGAGCTGGTGTCCGGGTACCTGGGCAACTCCATCGCGCTGGTGTCCGACTCCTTTAACATGCTCTCGGACCTCATCTCCCTCTGCGTGGGGCTCTCCACCGGGCGCATCGCCCGCCGCAGCCGCCGCGGTCCCCGCGCCACCTACGGCTACAGCCGCGCCGAGGCGGTGGGAGCGCTCAGCAACGCCGTCTTCCTCACCGCCCTCTGCTTCACCATCCTCGTGGACTCCGTCCTCCGCCTCGCCCGGCCCGAGCCCATCGACGACGCCCAGCTGGTGCTCATCGTCGGCACCCTCGGCCTCGCCGTCAACGTCGTGGGGCTCCTCGTCTTCCAGGACTGGGGCGCCTGCTGCAGCGGGCGCCGTCCTTCCGCCGCTCCTCCCGCGATGCGGGACGTGCCCGCTGGCACCCCGAACGGCGAGGAGGATGAAGCAG GTGATTCACCAAATGACCAAAAGAGCCCTGAAGGGGggtctgagaagaaaaaagagaagaagtcTGAAGCCTTGAACATCAGAG GTGTTCTTTTGCATGTTATGGGAGATGCACTTGGATCTGTGGTCGTGGTAGTTACTGCTACTATCTTCTATGTACGTCCTCTGGGGGATGCTCCATGTAATTGGCAGTGCTACATTGATCCAAGCCTGACAATAGTTATGGTGTTCATCATCTTGTCTTCTGCATTCCCACTTATAAAGGAGACGTCAACTATTCTGTTGCAGATGGTCCCCAAAGGTGTTGATATGCAACAACTGA CTGACAGACTAGCTCATGTACCAGGGGTTAGCAGCCTCCATGAGGTGCACGTCTGGGAGCTTGCAGGTGGGAAGAACATTGCCACTCTTCATATCAAGTGCCAAACCCCTTCTGATTACCAAGATGCTGCTTATAAAATACGGAAGATTTTCCACGAGGCAGGAGTCCACTCTGTGACCATCCAGCCCGAGTATGCCGACCACAAGACTTTACATCTACTGTGCAGCTCACCCTGCATCTCAAAAGCCTGTGACTCTcatctgtgctgcagccagaaGGAACGCCCCCGGGCTGAAACCAATGGCTACAGGGAGAAAAGTGGAAGCTCCCTTCGTGCACAGCACAGAGACAATGGTTCAAGGAAAAGTGATGTTGAAATCTCTGTGGAGGACCCAGTGGCAGAGGAGAgtgtgaaaaatgtgaaaaattgtGACGTGTCTGATGACAAATCACAGCTGGGTAGTACAAGATTTTAG